In one window of Ignatzschineria indica DNA:
- the pstC gene encoding phosphate ABC transporter permease PstC, which produces MKSIKKPQSALPDQLFAFSVRAAAIFVLILLTGIMLSLIIASMPSIKEFGLKFLWTKEWDAPMDQFGALVPIYGTIITSIIALVIAVPVSFGIAIFLTELAPPWLRRPIGVAVELLAAIPSIVYGMWGLFVFAPLFAKYFQKPLESFSKGIPFLDEIFKGPAFGIGILTAGIILAIMIIPYIASVMRDVFERTPRIMKESAYGLGATTWEVIWKVILPYTKKGVFGGVMLGLGRALGETMAVTFVIGNTYQFDSFSLFAPGNSITSSLANEFAEASSELHTAALMELGLLLFIITFIVLAISKIFMKQERA; this is translated from the coding sequence ATGAAAAGTATTAAAAAACCACAATCGGCTCTGCCAGATCAGCTTTTTGCTTTCAGCGTTCGTGCTGCGGCGATCTTTGTGCTGATTCTTTTAACCGGGATTATGCTCTCCCTAATTATTGCTTCTATGCCAAGTATTAAGGAGTTTGGACTCAAATTTCTCTGGACAAAGGAGTGGGATGCGCCGATGGATCAATTTGGTGCCTTAGTTCCGATCTACGGCACGATTATTACCTCCATTATTGCATTAGTGATTGCGGTGCCGGTCAGTTTTGGGATCGCTATATTTTTAACAGAGCTAGCCCCCCCTTGGTTACGCCGACCGATCGGGGTTGCGGTGGAACTTCTCGCGGCCATTCCCAGTATTGTCTATGGTATGTGGGGACTCTTTGTCTTTGCACCACTCTTTGCAAAATATTTCCAAAAGCCGCTCGAATCTTTTAGTAAGGGGATTCCTTTTCTCGATGAGATCTTTAAAGGCCCCGCTTTTGGTATCGGTATTTTAACAGCCGGCATTATCCTCGCCATTATGATCATTCCCTATATCGCTTCAGTGATGCGCGATGTCTTTGAGCGAACACCTCGTATTATGAAAGAATCAGCTTATGGGTTAGGCGCTACTACTTGGGAAGTGATCTGGAAAGTAATTCTTCCCTATACGAAAAAAGGGGTTTTTGGCGGTGTGATGCTTGGATTAGGACGCGCACTGGGAGAGACAATGGCGGTGACCTTTGTGATCGGTAATACCTATCAATTTGATAGCTTCTCCCTCTTTGCGCCCGGCAATAGTATCACCTCATCATTAGCAAATGAGTTTGCCGAAGCATCGAGCGAGCTTCATACGGCAGCGTTAATGGAGTTAGGGCTTCTCCTCTTTATTATTACCTTTATCGTATTAGCGATCTCAAAAATATTTATGAAGCAGGAGCGTGCATAA
- a CDS encoding metallophosphoesterase family protein, which produces MGKKLEILHVTDLHYQKKLYRWIAKVEDQFDLICLTGDLLDERANDSGKKQIRYLKRWLAERKTPVIICSGNHDYVKESIDWMRDLPYGDGDIHAILGLKIASIPEDCRDFSPYYDCDIVLHHYPPKGTPTAFHRKKGKDVGSKRLARELPQFRCQLLLCGHAHRPLLPIFVRHGIKIYNSGGDHAPKRPQYSRITYYRSKKSSD; this is translated from the coding sequence ATGGGAAAAAAGTTAGAGATATTACATGTGACTGATCTGCACTATCAGAAGAAGCTCTATCGATGGATTGCTAAAGTAGAGGATCAATTTGATCTAATCTGCTTAACAGGGGATCTTCTCGATGAACGTGCTAATGATTCTGGTAAAAAACAGATTCGATATCTTAAACGATGGCTGGCAGAGCGAAAAACGCCAGTTATTATCTGCAGTGGTAATCATGATTATGTTAAAGAATCGATCGATTGGATGAGAGATCTACCTTATGGAGATGGTGATATTCACGCTATTTTAGGGCTAAAAATAGCCTCAATCCCTGAAGATTGCCGTGATTTTAGCCCATATTATGATTGTGATATCGTTTTGCATCACTATCCGCCTAAAGGAACGCCGACAGCATTTCATCGAAAGAAAGGTAAAGATGTTGGAAGTAAACGATTAGCGCGAGAGCTCCCTCAATTTAGATGTCAGCTACTACTATGTGGGCATGCACATCGTCCGCTTCTACCGATTTTTGTCCGTCATGGCATTAAGATCTATAACTCCGGTGGTGATCATGCGCCTAAACGTCCTCAATATAGTCGTATTACCTACTATCGCTCTAAGAAGAGTTCCGATTAG
- a CDS encoding MetQ/NlpA family ABC transporter substrate-binding protein: protein MERESITSGTVIVAAGNMRGKSANHPFESRRGKNSFRQKLEKSVKIAGLFLLGGILAACGDSSDADKVLRVGMPPSAHNILVEKVVKPELEAKGYEIVFRNFGALRDANSALVEGGIDFHTAQHQAYLDVYNRETGADLVSVVHTPSIPAFIYSTRQKSLDTVEEGASILVPNDPSNAARSYALLQKIGWIELDPQVDLAIVTARDITKNSKNLQFTEVDSALIPRLLEEIDYGVMPGGVALLGGIGPEYALAHETFLPDLELMVTVRKEDQNAPWIDDLKAAFKSDKMRHFIETDPEIAGWFIWPEG, encoded by the coding sequence ATGGAGCGAGAGAGTATAACAAGTGGCACGGTGATAGTGGCTGCCGGCAATATGAGGGGAAAGAGCGCTAATCATCCCTTTGAATCAAGGAGAGGGAAAAACTCTTTTCGCCAAAAATTGGAAAAGAGCGTAAAAATAGCTGGACTCTTTCTTTTAGGGGGTATTCTAGCCGCCTGTGGTGATTCATCAGATGCAGATAAGGTATTGCGAGTTGGAATGCCGCCGAGTGCGCACAATATTTTAGTGGAAAAGGTTGTAAAACCGGAGTTAGAAGCGAAAGGATATGAGATTGTTTTTCGTAATTTTGGTGCATTACGGGATGCAAATAGCGCTTTAGTTGAAGGGGGAATCGATTTCCATACCGCTCAACATCAGGCTTATCTCGATGTCTATAATCGAGAAACAGGGGCAGATCTTGTCTCTGTTGTGCATACGCCTTCAATCCCTGCATTTATCTATTCTACTCGGCAGAAATCGTTAGATACGGTAGAAGAGGGCGCTTCTATTTTAGTGCCGAATGATCCCTCGAATGCGGCACGCTCTTATGCCTTATTGCAGAAGATCGGTTGGATTGAGTTAGATCCTCAAGTTGATTTGGCGATTGTGACGGCTAGAGATATCACCAAAAATAGTAAAAACTTACAATTTACAGAGGTGGATTCTGCCTTAATTCCTCGTCTTCTTGAGGAGATCGATTATGGTGTGATGCCGGGTGGTGTTGCATTATTAGGGGGAATAGGGCCTGAATATGCATTAGCTCATGAGACCTTTCTTCCTGATCTTGAACTGATGGTTACAGTGAGGAAGGAGGATCAAAATGCACCTTGGATTGATGATCTAAAAGCGGCATTTAAATCGGATAAGATGCGCCACTTTATTGAAACTGATCCTGAAATTGCCGGCTGGTTTATCTGGCCTGAAGGTTAG
- the pstB gene encoding phosphate ABC transporter ATP-binding protein PstB, which produces MNLEAKQNIDSHDAFAAAAVKPPVKEDRPAKISVRNLNFYYHKFHALHDITLDIPENQVTAFIGPSGCGKSTLLRTFNKMFELYPEQRAEGEILINGENILTSKQDVALLRANVGMVFQKPTPFPMSIYDNIAFGVKLFENLSRADMDARVEWALTKAALWSETKDKLHEHGTNLSGGQQQRLSIARAIAIRPEILLMDEPCSALDPISTGKIEELIFELKEDYTIVMVTHNMQQAARCSDKTAFMYLGDLIEFDDTDTIFTKPNHKQTEDYITGRYG; this is translated from the coding sequence ATGAATTTAGAAGCTAAACAGAATATCGATTCTCATGATGCATTTGCCGCAGCGGCAGTTAAGCCCCCTGTTAAAGAGGATCGCCCGGCAAAAATTAGCGTTAGAAATTTAAACTTTTATTACCATAAATTTCACGCACTTCACGATATTACACTCGATATTCCCGAAAATCAGGTAACGGCTTTTATCGGCCCATCTGGTTGTGGTAAATCAACACTGCTTCGAACCTTTAATAAGATGTTTGAACTCTATCCCGAGCAGCGCGCTGAAGGGGAGATCTTGATCAATGGGGAGAATATCTTAACCTCCAAGCAAGATGTCGCTCTCCTGCGTGCTAATGTTGGCATGGTGTTTCAAAAACCCACTCCTTTTCCCATGTCGATCTATGACAATATCGCCTTTGGCGTCAAACTCTTTGAGAATCTCTCAAGAGCCGATATGGATGCGCGGGTAGAGTGGGCCTTAACAAAAGCGGCACTCTGGTCGGAGACTAAGGATAAGCTTCATGAACATGGCACCAATCTTTCTGGCGGACAGCAGCAACGATTGAGTATCGCGCGTGCAATTGCTATTCGCCCGGAGATTCTTCTAATGGATGAGCCTTGTTCGGCGCTCGACCCCATCTCAACCGGTAAGATTGAAGAGTTGATCTTTGAGCTAAAAGAGGATTACACCATCGTGATGGTGACTCACAATATGCAGCAGGCAGCACGCTGTTCAGATAAGACGGCGTTTATGTATTTAGGAGATCTGATCGAATTTGATGATACCGATACGATCTTCACAAAACCGAATCACAAACAGACAGAAGATTATATTACCGGTCGTTACGGTTAA
- the pstA gene encoding phosphate ABC transporter permease PstA — translation MEKNRVSQDQHHERQMTHLSRVKKQQRRKVINQFAIGLSLVAMAFGLFWLIWILWTTATKGMGGISLQFFTEMTPPPNSEGGGLLNAIVGSGILILWATVIGTPLGILAGVYLAEYNSNGKLASVIRFINDILLSAPSIVIGLFVYTVVVVRMGHYSAIAGIIALALIQIPIVIRTTENMLLLVPHTLREAAYALGTPKWKIIVRITLKSSLSGIMTGILLAVARISGETAPLLFTTLSNQFWSTDLMEPMASLPVTIYNFAMTPDSNLQALAWAGVFFITMAILALNIIVRIFFKSNNRD, via the coding sequence ATGGAAAAGAATAGGGTATCGCAAGATCAACACCATGAGCGCCAAATGACCCATCTTTCACGTGTGAAGAAGCAGCAACGTCGAAAAGTCATCAATCAATTTGCGATTGGACTTTCGCTTGTTGCGATGGCTTTTGGACTCTTCTGGTTAATTTGGATCTTATGGACGACAGCGACGAAAGGAATGGGGGGAATCTCGCTACAATTTTTCACTGAGATGACGCCACCACCTAATAGTGAAGGGGGCGGATTACTCAATGCGATTGTGGGAAGTGGCATTCTAATTCTCTGGGCAACAGTAATCGGTACGCCGCTTGGAATTTTAGCAGGTGTCTATCTGGCTGAATATAATAGTAATGGCAAGCTCGCTTCGGTGATTCGTTTTATTAATGATATTCTCCTCTCGGCACCCTCTATTGTGATCGGGCTCTTTGTCTATACCGTTGTGGTGGTTCGGATGGGGCATTATTCTGCTATTGCCGGAATCATCGCTTTAGCATTGATCCAGATTCCGATTGTGATACGGACAACGGAGAATATGTTGCTCCTAGTACCTCATACTTTGCGAGAAGCGGCTTATGCTTTAGGAACACCTAAATGGAAGATTATTGTTCGAATTACCTTAAAATCCTCCCTCTCCGGGATTATGACGGGAATTCTTTTGGCAGTTGCACGTATCTCGGGTGAGACGGCACCTCTCCTCTTTACGACACTTTCCAATCAATTCTGGAGCACCGATCTTATGGAGCCGATGGCAAGTTTGCCGGTCACAATCTATAACTTCGCAATGACGCCAGATAGTAATCTTCAAGCATTAGCTTGGGCAGGAGTTTTCTTTATTACAATGGCGATCTTGGCACTCAATATTATTGTGCGGATCTTCTTTAAATCTAATAATCGTGATTAG
- a CDS encoding FAD-dependent oxidoreductase, with product MSISRRKFLLGAGAVGVLGAGAAVTPMIRREGTLISTTSRAPYVAGTEGPLPKESDVVIIGAGIQGIMSAINMRERGMSVTIVEKGEVAGEQSGRAYSQIISYKTAPEIFPLHHYGKKLWREMNERVGADTSYRTQGRVEAIITPEELATVQEWIAVNSQNPGFDTPLKTRIIQGKELADRLPNAQTAWEIAGFEEDAGSVDPERGTTVLAEYAKRIGVKIFTNCAARGIETEGGKIAEVVTEKGAIKTNLVVLANGFWARLFMGNMGVDLPTLNVYLSQQVVEGAEGAPRGNVHLPNGIHFREQSDGTYAVAPRIFTSSITKDSFLLGPKFMHLLGGEDLPLEFKLGSDLYNSFTMKTSWSMDEVTPFEEYRVATATPNNEHLDGVFDRMKAEFPQFADSKVIERWGACIAPTADGSPIISEVEKYPGLVINTATGWGMSESPAAGELTADLIMGRTPIIDPTPYSIKRFS from the coding sequence ATGAGTATTTCACGTAGAAAATTTCTTCTAGGTGCTGGTGCTGTCGGCGTTTTAGGGGCGGGTGCAGCTGTAACCCCAATGATTCGTAGAGAAGGTACCTTAATTTCAACAACTTCTCGCGCACCATATGTTGCGGGAACTGAAGGTCCTTTACCGAAAGAGTCGGATGTGGTGATCATCGGTGCGGGTATTCAAGGAATTATGAGTGCGATCAACATGCGTGAGCGTGGTATGAGCGTGACAATTGTTGAGAAGGGTGAAGTTGCAGGGGAACAATCAGGACGTGCTTATAGCCAAATTATCAGTTATAAAACAGCACCAGAGATCTTCCCACTTCATCACTATGGTAAAAAGTTATGGCGTGAGATGAATGAGCGTGTCGGTGCTGATACCTCTTACCGTACTCAAGGTCGTGTAGAAGCCATTATCACACCTGAAGAGTTAGCGACCGTTCAAGAGTGGATTGCCGTTAATTCACAAAATCCAGGATTTGATACACCTTTAAAGACCCGTATCATTCAAGGTAAAGAGTTAGCAGATCGTCTTCCTAATGCACAAACAGCTTGGGAAATTGCAGGTTTTGAAGAAGATGCCGGAAGTGTTGATCCAGAACGTGGTACGACAGTTTTAGCAGAATATGCGAAACGTATCGGCGTGAAGATCTTTACCAACTGTGCAGCGCGCGGTATTGAGACTGAAGGTGGTAAAATTGCGGAAGTTGTGACGGAGAAAGGGGCAATTAAGACCAATCTTGTTGTATTAGCAAATGGTTTCTGGGCGCGTCTCTTTATGGGTAATATGGGTGTTGATCTTCCTACGCTCAATGTCTATCTCTCACAGCAGGTTGTCGAAGGAGCAGAAGGCGCACCAAGAGGAAACGTTCATCTTCCAAATGGTATCCATTTCCGTGAGCAGTCGGATGGGACTTATGCGGTTGCACCTCGTATCTTTACAAGCTCTATTACAAAAGATAGCTTCCTTTTAGGGCCTAAGTTTATGCACCTTTTAGGTGGAGAAGATCTACCATTAGAGTTTAAATTAGGAAGCGATCTCTACAACTCATTTACCATGAAAACATCATGGAGCATGGATGAAGTGACTCCATTTGAAGAGTATCGTGTCGCTACTGCAACACCTAACAACGAACATCTTGATGGTGTATTTGATCGTATGAAGGCAGAGTTCCCACAATTTGCAGATTCTAAAGTGATCGAGCGTTGGGGCGCATGTATTGCACCGACCGCAGATGGATCACCCATTATCTCTGAAGTTGAAAAGTATCCAGGTCTTGTGATCAATACGGCAACAGGTTGGGGTATGAGTGAGAGCCCTGCAGCAGGTGAACTTACGGCTGATCTTATTATGGGTAGAACACCGATTATCGATCCAACGCCATACAGCATTAAGCGTTTCTCATAA
- a CDS encoding tRNA (mnm(5)s(2)U34)-methyltransferase, translating into MKRYQFLTSIHPIIDRYIERFIIPESTVIDATLGNGQDTLKIAQRLGPKGRLYSFDIQKKAIERSQQLLEEADIKLPKIELIHDSHIHFDRYLAPEERVDFIIYNLGYLPRGDKSITTVAESTLQSVKAGLLRLKPYGIMVIAVYHGHEAGKEERDQLAQYLSTLDQRQYHVFCQQFINQKNNPPFLYLIERAYNSADSME; encoded by the coding sequence ATGAAACGTTACCAATTTTTAACCTCTATCCATCCCATTATCGACCGCTATATTGAGCGTTTTATAATACCGGAAAGTACGGTCATTGATGCAACATTAGGTAATGGACAAGATACTCTCAAGATTGCGCAACGGTTAGGACCGAAAGGTCGCCTCTATAGCTTTGATATCCAGAAAAAAGCGATCGAGCGAAGCCAACAACTGCTCGAGGAGGCAGATATTAAGCTTCCCAAAATAGAGTTAATTCACGATAGCCATATCCATTTTGATCGCTATCTTGCACCTGAAGAGCGCGTCGATTTTATTATCTACAATCTCGGCTATCTTCCTCGGGGCGATAAATCGATCACAACGGTAGCAGAATCAACCCTTCAAAGTGTTAAAGCTGGACTTTTACGACTCAAGCCTTATGGCATAATGGTGATTGCTGTCTATCATGGTCATGAGGCAGGAAAAGAGGAGCGAGATCAATTAGCGCAATATCTCTCAACTTTGGATCAACGACAATATCATGTCTTTTGCCAGCAATTTATCAATCAGAAAAATAATCCTCCCTTTCTCTATCTAATAGAGAGAGCCTACAACTCTGCTGACTCAATGGAATAA
- the phoU gene encoding phosphate signaling complex protein PhoU: MKKLDFTSHISAQFNAELERSMSKVLEMGGLTERQIRDSIKAMSQRDEALAHAIIERDEVINELEVEINELCIMIIAKRQPTASDLRLLIVIIKTIAELERIADTARNIAKMAYITPAPEHLDAITVSLESLAIRSLNFFEKVLDAFARMDLEAVLSIYPEDDKIDSEYENIIRQLMTYMMEDPRSIPSILKAMNCARSLERIGDRCQNICEFIIYFVKGVDIRVQKNERLQELLDQRDRKAL; this comes from the coding sequence ATGAAGAAGTTAGATTTTACGAGCCATATCTCAGCGCAATTTAATGCTGAGCTTGAGCGTTCGATGAGTAAAGTATTAGAGATGGGTGGGTTAACTGAGCGGCAGATTCGCGATTCGATCAAAGCGATGAGTCAGCGTGATGAGGCCTTAGCCCATGCTATTATTGAGCGAGATGAGGTGATCAATGAGTTAGAGGTTGAGATCAATGAGCTCTGTATTATGATTATCGCAAAACGGCAACCAACAGCGAGTGATCTTCGTCTTCTAATTGTAATTATTAAGACAATCGCCGAGCTTGAGCGTATCGCCGATACTGCTCGAAATATTGCTAAAATGGCCTATATTACGCCGGCGCCGGAGCATCTTGATGCGATTACCGTCTCTTTAGAGTCTCTAGCGATTCGGAGCCTTAATTTCTTTGAAAAGGTATTAGATGCCTTTGCACGTATGGATCTTGAAGCCGTCTTATCGATCTATCCCGAAGATGATAAGATCGATAGTGAATATGAGAATATTATTCGTCAGTTGATGACCTATATGATGGAAGATCCTCGCTCTATCCCCTCTATCTTAAAGGCGATGAATTGTGCGCGTTCTTTAGAGCGAATAGGGGATCGATGCCAAAATATCTGCGAATTTATTATCTACTTCGTCAAAGGGGTAGATATTCGTGTCCAGAAGAATGAGCGATTACAAGAGCTGCTCGATCAGCGAGATCGTAAAGCACTTTAA
- a CDS encoding 7-cyano-7-deazaguanine/7-aminomethyl-7-deazaguanine transporter, whose translation MIQYNFTPEQRQRALYILSFFHILIIASSNYLVQLPFTIFGFHTTWGAFTFPFIFLTTDLTIRIFGASLARRIIFVVMIPALMISYLLSVLFFKGLWVGWESLATFNLFVARIALASFSAYLVGQLIDITVFNYLRQNQRWWVAPSAAAVVGNLIDTLVFFSIAFYQSDDDFMAENWPEIAMVDYFFKIVISAIFFLPLYGILLNYLLRKLASLKSQ comes from the coding sequence ATGATTCAATACAACTTTACGCCAGAGCAGCGGCAGCGTGCGCTCTATATTCTCTCCTTTTTTCATATTCTGATTATTGCCTCGAGTAACTATCTAGTTCAGTTACCCTTTACGATCTTCGGTTTTCATACCACTTGGGGGGCATTTACATTTCCCTTTATCTTTTTGACCACCGATTTGACGATACGCATTTTTGGGGCATCATTAGCGCGGAGAATTATCTTTGTGGTGATGATCCCGGCATTGATGATCTCTTATCTTCTCTCTGTTCTCTTCTTTAAGGGATTATGGGTGGGTTGGGAGTCTTTGGCGACCTTCAATCTCTTTGTTGCGCGTATTGCACTTGCGAGTTTCTCTGCTTATCTCGTTGGGCAGTTGATCGATATCACTGTCTTTAATTATCTTCGTCAAAATCAGCGTTGGTGGGTTGCACCGAGTGCCGCGGCTGTCGTGGGGAATTTAATCGATACTCTAGTCTTCTTTAGTATTGCGTTCTATCAAAGTGATGATGATTTTATGGCAGAGAATTGGCCAGAAATCGCTATGGTGGATTACTTCTTTAAGATCGTTATCTCAGCAATCTTCTTCCTCCCGCTCTATGGAATATTGCTCAACTATCTTTTAAGAAAATTAGCTTCCCTCAAGAGTCAATAG
- the pstS gene encoding phosphate ABC transporter substrate-binding protein PstS, producing the protein MKTVKSSIAKLTAAVALGVAITTTGAMAKDPITVTGAGASFPAPVYAKWAAEYAKETGNRINYQSIGSSAGVKQIDAGTVDFGATDAPLSEEQLAEKGLIQFPTVIGGVVLAINVDGIKTNELVLDGETLGDIYLGKITKWNDEAIAKLNPNLKLPNQDISVVRRADGSGTSFIFTGYLAKVNEAWKDQVGSGSTVNWPVGIGGKGNDGVTAFVQRIEGSIGYVEYAYAKQNNLSYTKLISKDGEIVSPGIDSFSAAAKEVKWNESFVQDLTDKPGKNAWPLAATTFILLHKEQNKPEVAKEIVNFFNWGYGKQGQEIVIGLDYAPLPENVVKIIDTTLKNELIIK; encoded by the coding sequence ATGAAAACAGTAAAGAGCAGTATCGCTAAATTGACCGCAGCAGTTGCATTGGGTGTCGCTATCACTACTACAGGTGCTATGGCAAAAGATCCCATTACTGTAACAGGCGCAGGCGCTTCTTTCCCGGCACCTGTCTATGCGAAATGGGCCGCTGAGTATGCGAAAGAGACGGGTAATCGAATTAACTATCAATCGATCGGTTCTTCCGCTGGCGTTAAACAGATCGATGCAGGTACAGTAGATTTTGGGGCAACGGATGCACCTCTATCAGAAGAGCAGTTAGCAGAGAAAGGTTTAATCCAATTCCCAACAGTGATTGGCGGTGTTGTTCTTGCAATCAATGTTGATGGAATCAAAACGAATGAACTCGTATTAGATGGTGAGACATTAGGGGATATCTATCTTGGTAAAATCACTAAGTGGAATGATGAAGCGATTGCAAAGTTAAACCCTAATCTTAAACTTCCTAATCAAGATATCTCTGTTGTCCGTCGTGCAGATGGTTCAGGAACCTCCTTTATCTTCACCGGTTATCTCGCAAAAGTGAATGAAGCGTGGAAAGATCAGGTAGGAAGTGGTTCAACAGTGAACTGGCCTGTGGGAATAGGTGGTAAAGGGAATGATGGTGTTACCGCATTCGTCCAACGTATCGAAGGTTCAATCGGCTATGTTGAGTATGCTTATGCAAAGCAGAATAATTTAAGCTATACCAAGTTGATCTCAAAAGATGGTGAAATTGTCAGCCCAGGCATCGACTCCTTCAGTGCTGCTGCAAAAGAGGTGAAATGGAATGAATCTTTTGTACAAGATCTAACAGATAAGCCAGGTAAAAATGCATGGCCTTTAGCAGCAACGACCTTTATTCTTCTCCATAAAGAGCAGAATAAGCCAGAAGTTGCAAAAGAGATCGTTAACTTCTTCAACTGGGGTTATGGTAAGCAGGGTCAAGAGATTGTTATCGGTCTAGATTATGCTCCACTTCCTGAAAATGTTGTCAAAATTATTGATACAACTTTAAAAAATGAGCTTATCATCAAGTAG
- the panB gene encoding 3-methyl-2-oxobutanoate hydroxymethyltransferase, with protein MAKRRITDLLQMKAASEKIAMLTCYEAGFAKEMKKAGIDAILVGDSLGMVVQGHGSTLPVTLEEMIYHTENIVRSHPDAFIVVDLPFGSYEGSCEEAFRAASALMKAGAEMVKLEGGAGMAKITAFLTARGIPVCGHVGLLPQSVHLIGGYRVQGRDLQVAAQLIEDARAHQSAGAQLMVVECVPEEVGEALSIALDIPVIGIGAGALTDGQVLVMHDMLGVRGDVVPRFVKNFLASSAEKGDPSIEGAFKNYVTEVKMGVFPGKEHLF; from the coding sequence ATGGCGAAGAGAAGAATTACCGATCTGCTGCAGATGAAAGCTGCATCAGAAAAGATAGCAATGTTAACCTGTTATGAAGCAGGTTTTGCAAAAGAGATGAAAAAGGCTGGTATTGATGCCATTTTAGTAGGAGATTCATTAGGAATGGTAGTGCAGGGACATGGTTCGACACTACCGGTTACATTGGAAGAGATGATCTACCATACGGAAAATATTGTGCGGAGCCATCCTGATGCATTTATTGTGGTTGATCTCCCTTTTGGATCGTATGAAGGCAGTTGTGAAGAGGCATTTCGTGCAGCTTCAGCATTGATGAAGGCAGGTGCAGAGATGGTTAAGCTCGAAGGGGGTGCCGGCATGGCAAAGATAACGGCCTTCTTAACAGCAAGAGGTATTCCGGTCTGCGGTCATGTTGGGCTCTTGCCACAATCGGTTCATCTTATCGGAGGATATCGCGTTCAAGGACGGGATCTACAAGTGGCAGCGCAATTGATTGAAGATGCCAGAGCGCATCAAAGTGCCGGGGCACAATTGATGGTTGTCGAGTGTGTTCCTGAAGAGGTGGGAGAAGCACTCTCTATTGCGCTCGATATTCCTGTGATCGGTATTGGTGCCGGTGCTTTAACGGATGGGCAGGTCTTAGTGATGCACGATATGCTCGGTGTCAGAGGAGATGTTGTGCCTCGTTTTGTCAAGAATTTCTTAGCGAGTAGTGCCGAGAAGGGTGATCCATCGATTGAGGGTGCTTTTAAGAATTATGTAACTGAGGTAAAAATGGGAGTATTCCCGGGAAAAGAGCATCTTTTCTAA
- the panC gene encoding pantoate--beta-alanine ligase: MKVLKSVAEVRQWRKAHHEVAFVPTMGNLHAGHLSLVAEAKRHCENVIVSIFVNPLQFGEGEDLDSYPRTIEADMEKLEAAGVSALFLPTEEILYGEDAPFLVVPPKSLIGELCGRDRPGHFEGVATVVTKFFNIVTPTYACFGKKDYQQLKVIEALVAALNFDIKIIPVDIEREESGLALSSRNGYLSDEERQQATKISEVLKVLRENLLALDLASRPENYHAYENEARTILEREGFVVDYLSIREQKTLQLATQKDQHLVVLVAAKCGKTRLLDNIEINY; the protein is encoded by the coding sequence GTGAAAGTATTAAAAAGTGTAGCAGAAGTGCGTCAATGGCGAAAAGCACATCATGAAGTTGCGTTTGTTCCTACAATGGGAAACCTCCATGCGGGGCACCTCTCCTTAGTGGCAGAAGCGAAGCGTCATTGTGAGAATGTGATTGTTTCGATCTTTGTCAATCCACTGCAATTTGGTGAGGGGGAGGATCTCGATAGTTATCCGCGAACAATAGAAGCGGATATGGAAAAGTTGGAAGCTGCCGGCGTTTCGGCGCTTTTTCTTCCAACAGAAGAGATTCTCTATGGAGAAGATGCGCCTTTTTTAGTGGTACCTCCAAAATCGCTTATCGGTGAGCTTTGTGGGCGTGATCGTCCGGGCCACTTTGAAGGAGTTGCAACGGTAGTGACAAAGTTTTTCAATATTGTTACTCCCACTTATGCTTGTTTTGGTAAGAAAGATTACCAACAGCTTAAAGTGATCGAAGCGCTTGTGGCGGCACTCAATTTTGATATTAAGATTATTCCGGTCGATATTGAGCGAGAAGAGAGTGGTTTAGCGCTCTCAAGTCGTAATGGCTATTTAAGTGATGAAGAGCGTCAGCAAGCGACAAAAATTTCTGAAGTCTTAAAGGTCTTGAGGGAGAATCTACTCGCGCTTGATCTTGCATCGCGTCCTGAAAATTATCATGCCTATGAGAATGAAGCGCGTACTATTTTAGAGCGAGAAGGTTTTGTTGTGGATTATCTCTCGATTCGAGAGCAAAAGACGCTACAGTTAGCCACTCAGAAAGATCAACATCTTGTGGTCTTAGTGGCTGCAAAATGTGGTAAAACAAGGCTTTTAGATAATATTGAGATCAACTATTAA